A region from the Pelobates fuscus isolate aPelFus1 chromosome 1, aPelFus1.pri, whole genome shotgun sequence genome encodes:
- the CCDC138 gene encoding coiled-coil domain-containing protein 138, protein MPFPPTSAEIPSNEKQFYNKALHDLLRMIQHSSCSHRNDLSYDSSQFEISAEHIDEQAVNPVQDVSSHMYTETDVTLPSHLVANTCTEPSLESSAAMKQNSKKTRSNVLKGPALLPSEIHDIYDELLGIYQKLQEERVSQEEYSQQLKKQEKCLREKQEMLFKHQVTLSKIKDVEEIVHAKFRFMKEQHDAEVKQLSDALKEKIKENKRLKSSFDTLKEMNDNLKKQLNEVSEQNKKLETQAKKVQARLENLQKKHAYLTVQKCKPMAHVPLAQKLPKLEKTCSSKSKVPNNVQVYELLAVLMDWISEMQVKKSKSEEHGSQDKSLCLSKLPPNYAQEKSVKILPVVVEQFQWMPLVSPKLHLPFMKFIYWTLMQMENKTQSTMTSTLRRLGEETFKGVTFQPTQNSSLENMIENKPKSLPFFKSNNLPLRFVSTLVILKTVTQVDYLAQALDSLCMDLKSDEGRSLFLEYQAATVVLNLLSFSGRGLASYVLDILLQLSMETRFVRPFLESCSSESFFKTSAILLKDPKVDIQTLEKLSIVLQKLSKVRSNKKFFEMFNIPPVIQEMQRSANPDRAFLIINLNSILFHLGFTKANSPSRSPNH, encoded by the exons ATGCCGTTTCCTCCAACTTCTGCAGAGATTCCTTCAAATGAGAAGCAATTCTACAATAAGGCCCTTCACGATTTATTGAGGATGATACAACATAGCAGTTG CTCACACAGAAATGACCTTTCTTATGATTCAAGCCAATTTGAAATATCAGCTGAACATATTGATGAACAAGCTGTAAACCCAGTCCAGGATGTGAGCTCCCATATGTATACAGAAACAG ATGTTACATTGCCATCTCATTTAGTTGCAAACACTTGCACGGAGCCATCTCTGGAATCCAGTGCTGCCATGAAGCAAAATTCAAAGAAAACACGGAGCAATGTGCTGAAAGGCCCAGCACTTCTGCCTTCTGAAATTCATGACATTTATGATGAATTATTGGGAATATACCAAAAACTTCAG GAAGAAAGGGTGTCCCAGGAAGAATATTCACAGCAACTGAAAAAGCAAGAAAAGTGTTTGCGGGAAAAACAAGAAATGCTTTTTAAACATCAAGTTACTCTAAGCAAAATTAAAGATGTTGAAGAGATTGTTCATGCTAAGTTTCGATTTATGAAAGAG CAACATGATGCAGAAGTTAAACAGCTGTCAGATGCCCTAAAAGAGAAGATTAAGGAAAACAAAAGGCTGAAGTCTTCTTTTGACACTTTAAAAGAAATGAACGACAACTTGAAAAAACAG CTAAATGAAGTCAGTGAGCAGAATAAGAAACTGGAAACTCAAGCTAAGAAAGTTCAGGCTCGTCTGGAAAATCTACAA AAAAAGCATGCGTATCTTACTGTGCAGAAATGCAAGCCTATGGCACATGTACCACTCGCTCAAAAACTTCCAAAGCTTGAGAAAACTTGTTCCAGTAAATCGAAG GTTCCTAATAATGTTCAAGTGTATGAGCTCTTAGCTGTTCTTATGGACTGGATCTCTGAAATGCAGGTTAAGAAGTCAAAATCAGAGGAACATGGAAGCCAAGACAAGTCATTGTGTTTAAGTAAATTGCCTCCCAACTACGCTCAGGAAAAGTCTGTTAAG ATCCTACCTGTTGTTGTAGAGCAGTTTCAATGGATGCCTTTGGTCAGTCCTAAACTTCATTTGCCTTTTATGAAGTTTATATATTGGACCTTAATgcaaatggaaaataaaacacaG tcTACAATGACTTCAACTTTGAGGAGACTGGGGGAGGAGACCTTTAAAGGAGTAACTTTTCAGCCCACTCAGAATTCTTCTTTGGAGAACATGATAGAAAACAAACCGAAGTCTTTACCCTTCTTCAAAAGTAACAACTTACCATTGAGATTTGTGTCAACTTTGGTTATATTAAAAACCGTTACACAAG tggaTTACCTTGCTCAAGCATTGGATTCACTTTGTATGGATTTGAAGAGTGATGAGGGAAGATCTCTTTTCCTGGAATACCAAGCTGCAACAGTTGTCCTGAACCTTTTAAGTTTTTCAGGCAGAGGCCTGGCTTCATATGTCCTAGATATCTTACTTCAATTGTCCATGGAGACCA GATTTGTGCGGCCCTTTTTGGAATCTTGTAGCAGTGAGTCGTTTTTCAAGACCTCTGCTATATTGCTAAAAGACCCTAAAGTTGATATTCAGACATTAGAAAAGCTCAGTATTGTCCTCCAAAAGCTGTCCAAAGTCAG GAGCAATAAGAAATTCTTTGAGATGTTTAATATTCCTCCAGTGATTCAAGAAATGCAAAGATCCGCCAACCCAGACCGGGCCTTTCTTATTATTAATTTGAATTCTATTCTATTTCACTTGGGCTTCACCAAAGCCAACTCACCCAGTAGGAGCCCAAATCATTGA